From the Pseudomonadota bacterium genome, one window contains:
- a CDS encoding transposase gives MPRKARIDIPGLLQHIIVRGIEQRRIFLDDIDRKDFLDRFSSLLEETDTDCFAWALLGNHFHLLLCCQRIKLSTFMRRLLTGYATLFNHRHNRSGHLFQNRYKSIVCEKDAYFLELIRYIHLNPLRARLVSSLQDLDSYPWCGHSVVMGRGKLPTQNVDEVLFQFGGNFSSARASYSRFIADGVSHADRPEFVGGDLRRSLEASASPEDIENYDDRILGSGSFVKSIQEEADPKTISPPRLSLAEIQEMVCHLIEGVEPDLMLRRRKVASISKARALFCYIAVRLMGEKGFAVGNFLSMGPSGVSRAVTRGDQVLQDDQGLKMRLNELISQ, from the coding sequence ATGCCGAGAAAAGCCAGAATAGATATCCCGGGTTTACTGCAACATATTATCGTACGCGGTATTGAACAAAGGAGAATTTTCCTTGACGATATCGATCGTAAAGATTTTCTCGACAGATTTTCTTCCCTACTCGAAGAAACCGATACTGACTGCTTTGCCTGGGCATTGTTAGGTAACCACTTCCACCTGCTTCTCTGTTGTCAGCGGATTAAACTCTCCACATTCATGAGACGTCTTTTGACCGGCTATGCGACTCTTTTTAATCATCGCCATAACCGGAGTGGTCACCTGTTTCAAAACAGATATAAATCCATTGTTTGCGAAAAGGATGCCTACTTTCTTGAACTGATTCGTTACATCCATCTTAATCCTTTGCGAGCCAGACTGGTATCAAGCCTGCAGGATCTTGACAGCTATCCCTGGTGCGGCCATTCCGTAGTAATGGGAAGGGGGAAATTACCGACTCAAAATGTAGATGAGGTGCTGTTTCAATTTGGCGGCAACTTTTCATCTGCCCGTGCAAGCTATAGCCGGTTTATTGCTGATGGTGTTTCTCATGCCGACCGTCCTGAATTTGTTGGCGGAGATCTACGTAGAAGCCTGGAAGCCTCCGCTTCTCCTGAAGATATTGAAAATTATGATGACCGCATATTAGGAAGTGGATCTTTCGTGAAGTCTATACAGGAGGAGGCAGACCCAAAAACAATTTCACCGCCGAGATTGAGCCTGGCTGAAATTCAAGAAATGGTTTGCCACTTGATAGAAGGGGTTGAACCGGATCTAATGCTGAGACGAAGGAAGGTGGCATCCATATCAAAAGCCAGAGCCCTTTTCTGTTATATTGCCGTCAGACTGATGGGTGAAAAAGGATTTGCCGTGGGGAATTTTTTATCTATGGGACCATCTGGAGTAAGTCGGGCAGTCACGCGAGGGGATCAGGTTCTTCAGGATGATCAAGGATTGAAGATGAGACTGAATGAACTTATAAGTCAATAA
- a CDS encoding PIN domain-containing protein, with amino-acid sequence MKKHFIDSNLIIYANDCRDLEKQDKALTLISQLMTSERGVISTQVLQEYANAALLKLKQRHEVVIRQLSLLESFEVIQITPAMVKRAIEIRAAYAISFWDATIISAAENAGCDVIYSEDLNAGQFYSGIKLENPFRGRS; translated from the coding sequence ATGAAAAAACATTTTATTGACAGTAATCTGATTATCTACGCCAATGACTGCCGTGATCTCGAAAAACAGGATAAGGCTTTAACGCTCATTTCCCAGCTGATGACTTCTGAAAGAGGGGTTATCTCAACCCAGGTACTGCAGGAATACGCCAATGCCGCGCTTTTAAAACTGAAACAAAGGCACGAGGTGGTAATCCGCCAGTTGAGTTTGCTGGAATCATTTGAAGTAATACAAATCACCCCGGCGATGGTAAAGCGGGCGATTGAAATCAGGGCGGCATATGCCATCAGCTTCTGGGATGCTACCATTATCAGCGCCGCGGAGAATGCCGGCTGTGATGTAATTTATTCTGAAGATTTGAATGCCGGACAGTTTTATTCCGGTATCAAACTGGAAAACCCTTTCAGGGGACGTTCTTGA
- a CDS encoding DUF6364 family protein, with protein sequence MNITLSADEKLIARSRQYAKEHNTTINNLVREFLQKIGGDQDKDANAEEFVRLAKTMGGRSEKSFIFNRDELHERCGLE encoded by the coding sequence ATGAATATCACCCTTTCCGCTGATGAAAAGCTCATAGCCCGGAGTCGGCAGTATGCCAAAGAACATAATACAACCATCAACAACCTGGTGCGTGAATTTTTGCAAAAAATAGGCGGCGATCAGGATAAAGATGCCAATGCTGAAGAATTTGTCAGGCTGGCAAAAACGATGGGGGGACGGTCTGAAAAATCATTTATTTTTAATCGGGATGAGCTGCACGAACGATGTGGACTGGAATAG
- a CDS encoding tyrosine-type recombinase/integrase: MLREKKTQKLRRITLNRSVQEAIKNLLVSMFVPDDEDYLFLGLRGNPFTVPTLSRMVKAWCQALNLLGNYGSHSLRKTWGYHQRVSFGMGLPELMVCFNHSSQRQTLDYLCVQPEEVRDIYLNEL, translated from the coding sequence GTGCTGCGAGAGAAGAAGACCCAGAAGCTTCGCCGGATCACGCTGAACCGATCTGTCCAAGAAGCAATCAAGAATCTCCTGGTTTCAATGTTCGTCCCGGACGACGAAGATTATTTGTTCCTGGGGCTGCGCGGCAATCCCTTCACCGTCCCTACTCTATCCAGGATGGTCAAAGCATGGTGCCAGGCTCTTAATCTGTTAGGTAACTACGGTTCTCACAGCCTGCGGAAAACCTGGGGCTATCATCAAAGAGTAAGTTTTGGCATGGGCCTGCCGGAATTGATGGTCTGTTTCAACCACAGCAGTCAGCGGCAAACCCTGGACTATCTGTGTGTGCAGCCGGAGGAAGTCAGGGATATTTATCTAAATGAGTTGTGA
- a CDS encoding ribbon-helix-helix domain-containing protein, with protein MAQTETKVLTAHIPLPLAEKVDQIAARLERSRGWIMKQALSAWIDQEEERNRLTFEALADVDTGRVIDHQAVQAWADSLGTDEPLPVPR; from the coding sequence ATGGCACAGACCGAAACTAAAGTGCTGACCGCACACATTCCGCTACCGTTGGCTGAGAAGGTCGATCAAATAGCAGCACGCTTGGAACGGTCACGAGGTTGGATCATGAAGCAGGCATTATCGGCCTGGATCGACCAAGAGGAAGAACGCAATCGCCTGACGTTTGAAGCATTGGCCGACGTGGACACTGGCCGCGTCATCGACCACCAGGCCGTACAAGCATGGGCCGATAGCCTTGGCACTGATGAACCACTACCGGTACCACGTTGA
- a CDS encoding type II toxin-antitoxin system RelE/ParE family toxin, with protein MELKWTSKALSDLTRLYEFLSPVNKPAAAHTVQALTAAATVLQANPRIGARLDEFEPHEVRRILVGYYEMRYEIHESTIYVLRLWHTREDR; from the coding sequence ATGGAACTGAAATGGACCAGCAAGGCACTCTCCGATTTAACTCGCCTGTACGAGTTTCTGTCTCCAGTAAACAAGCCGGCGGCTGCACACACCGTTCAAGCCCTCACCGCTGCAGCTACTGTCCTGCAGGCCAACCCACGTATCGGTGCCCGGCTTGATGAATTTGAGCCGCATGAGGTGCGCCGGATCCTCGTGGGATATTATGAGATGCGCTATGAGATTCATGAATCGACAATCTATGTGCTGCGACTGTGGCATACTAGAGAGGATCGTTGA